Proteins from a single region of Hydra vulgaris chromosome 12, alternate assembly HydraT2T_AEP:
- the LOC136088438 gene encoding ATP-dependent DNA helicase pif1-like gives MNTQQKRVGELLVKRNVFLTGPAGTGKTYTVKEIEKEFKQNKKQVYITATTGIASRNYENGMTLHSFAGLPTTNTDIKIILNKLSPIVLDRLKSVDLLIIDEVSMLKGETLEIVHLLLQHAKSNQDLFGGVRVLLAGDFFQLPPIYKNEQMKLLFEHPFWKSAQFVTVQLTENYRQQNDNEFQQCLTDIREGDISRKTLNYLESRAQEEDTLKKNYLRVFFTNKETEGYNFRRIQEINHPPVYLTSQIKTFNKYELPPDWPFQIPAYVTLKIGARVMISKNLPDKDLVNGHIVKIREISSDNKIIVVSFQKRIIELSHVTEIIFDNKQQKLAECVGFPLILAYGLTVHRVQGLTLKHVVIYINSLQFTPHLFYVALSRVTEGKNLFLITKKLFLKQFINEIRIIKSVYHFYTNNENLIDMNRDKKLDADLLTIV, from the coding sequence ATGAATACACAACAAAAGCGAGTTGGAGAGTTGTTGGTGAAACGCAATGTTTTTCTTACAGGACCTGCAGGCACCGGAAAAACATACACggttaaagaaattgaaaaagagtttaaacaaaataagaaacaagTGTACATCACCGCAACAACAGGAATTGCTTCAAGAAACTATGAAAACGGTATGACTTTACATTCATTTGCCGGTTTGCCAACAACTAACACAGacattaaaattattctcaataaGTTATCACCCATTGTTTTAGACCGTTTAAAAAGTGTAGATTTACTTATTATCGACGAAGTGAGTATGCTCAAAGGGGAAACTTTAGAAATTGTACACTTATTATTGCAGCACGCCAAATCAAATCAAGACTTATTTGGAGGCGTGAGAGTACTGCTTGCGGGTGATTTCTTTCAATTGCctcctatttataaaaatgaacaaatgaaaCTTTTGTTTGAACATCCATTTTGGAAAAGCGCTCAATTTGTTACCGTGCAATTAACAGAAAACTACAGACAACAAAACGATAACGAATTTCAACAGTGTTTAACAGACATACGAGAGGGGGATATTTCAAGAAAAACGCTTAATTATTTAGAAAGTAGAGCGCAAGAAGAAGacacacttaaaaaaaattatttacgtgtattttttacaaataaagaaaCGGAAGGTTATAATTTTAGAAGAATCCAAGAAATTAATCACCCACCCGTTTATCTTACTTcgcaaataaaaacttttaataaatatgaattACCACCTGACTGGCCATTTCAAATTCCCGCTTATGTCACCTTAAAAATTGGCGCAAGAGttatgatttcaaaaaatttacccGATAAAGATTTAGTCAACGGacatattgttaaaataagaGAAATCAGCTCGgataataaaattatagttgTCAGTTTTCAAAAACGCATCATAGAATTATCACACGTCACTGAAATTATTTTCGATAACAAACAACAAAAGTTAGCTGAATGTGTTGGATTTCCGTTAATACTCGCGTACGGATTAACTGTTCATAGAGTTCAAGGATTAACACTTAAACACGTTGTTATTTACATAAACAGTTTACAATTTACTCCGCATTTATTTTACGTTGCCTTATCTCGAGTAACCgaaggaaaaaatttatttttaataacaaaaaaattatttttgaaacaatttataaacGAAATACGCATTATTAAAtcagtttatcatttttatactaACAACGAAAATTTAATTGATATGAACCGCGATAAAAAATTAGATGCTGATTTATTAACAATTGTTTaa